One window of the Streptomyces sp. NBC_00259 genome contains the following:
- the cydB gene encoding cytochrome d ubiquinol oxidase subunit II, whose product MELHDVWFVLIAVLWTGYFFLEGFDFGVGILTKLLARNRVEKRVLINTIGPVWDGNEVWLLTAGGATFAAFPEWYATLFSGFYLPLLMILVCLIVRGVAFEYRAKRPEERWQRNWEQAIFWTSLVPAVLWGVAFGNIVRGVKIDQDMEYVGTFGDLLNPYALLGGLVTLTLFTFHGTVFVALKTVGDIRERARKLARKLGLITAVLALGFLSWTQADKGDGISLVAMIIAVVALVGAVGANQAGREGWSFALSGLTIVAAVAMLFLTLFPNVMPSSLNEEWSLTVTNASSSPYTLKIMTWCAGITTPVVLLYQGWTYWVFRKRIGTQHIADPH is encoded by the coding sequence ATGGAACTCCACGACGTCTGGTTCGTACTCATCGCCGTTCTCTGGACCGGCTACTTCTTCCTCGAAGGCTTTGACTTCGGGGTCGGCATTCTGACGAAGCTGCTCGCCCGGAACCGGGTCGAGAAGCGCGTCCTCATCAACACCATCGGTCCCGTCTGGGACGGGAACGAGGTGTGGCTGCTGACGGCGGGCGGTGCGACGTTCGCGGCCTTCCCGGAGTGGTACGCCACGCTCTTCTCCGGCTTCTATCTGCCGCTGCTGATGATCCTGGTCTGTCTGATCGTGCGTGGAGTCGCCTTCGAGTACCGGGCGAAGCGGCCGGAGGAGCGGTGGCAGCGCAACTGGGAGCAGGCGATCTTCTGGACCTCGCTGGTGCCGGCGGTGCTGTGGGGTGTGGCCTTCGGGAACATCGTGCGCGGCGTGAAGATCGATCAGGACATGGAGTACGTCGGCACCTTCGGCGACCTGCTGAATCCGTACGCCCTTCTCGGCGGACTGGTGACCCTGACCCTGTTCACCTTCCATGGCACGGTGTTCGTCGCGCTGAAGACCGTCGGGGACATCAGGGAGCGGGCCCGGAAGCTGGCGCGGAAGCTGGGCCTGATCACGGCCGTGCTGGCGCTGGGCTTTCTCAGCTGGACGCAGGCCGACAAGGGCGACGGGATCAGCCTGGTCGCGATGATCATCGCCGTGGTCGCGCTGGTCGGGGCGGTCGGTGCGAATCAGGCGGGGCGCGAAGGATGGTCGTTCGCACTGTCGGGCCTCACGATCGTGGCCGCCGTGGCGATGCTGTTCCTGACGCTCTTCCCGAACGTCATGCCGTCGTCGCTCAACGAGGAGTGGAGCCTGACGGTGACCAACGCCTCGTCCAGCCCATACACGCTGAAGATCATGACGTGGTGCGCGGGGATCACGACGCCCGTGGTCCTGCTGTACCAGGGCTGGACCTACTGGGTGTTCCGGAAGCGGATCGGCACACAGCACATCGCTGATCCGCACTGA
- the hisC gene encoding histidinol-phosphate transaminase codes for MSETSPKLRAELDGIPTYKPGKPAAAGGPAAFKLSSNENPYPPLPGVMETAIAAAGTFNRYPDMACTGLMNELADRFGVPVSHLATGTGSVGVAQQLLQATSGPGDEVIFAWRSFEAYPIITQISGATAVPVPLTSGDVHDLDAMADAVTDRTRLIFVCNPNNPTGTVVHREELERFLDRVPSDVLVVLDEAYREFIRDAAVPDGIEIYRERPNVAVLRTFSKAYGLAGLRVGFAVAHEPVAAALRKTAVPFGVSQLAQDAAVASLQAEDELLGRVGSLVAERTRVYDGLVGQGWTVPPTQANFVWLRLGERTVDFAAACERAGVVVRPFAGEGVRVTIGECEANDVFLQAAEAFRKEM; via the coding sequence GTGAGCGAGACGAGCCCCAAGCTGCGCGCCGAGCTGGACGGCATCCCCACGTACAAGCCGGGCAAGCCCGCCGCTGCCGGCGGCCCGGCCGCGTTCAAGCTCTCCTCCAACGAGAACCCGTACCCCCCGCTGCCCGGCGTGATGGAGACCGCGATCGCCGCCGCGGGCACCTTCAACCGGTACCCGGACATGGCCTGCACCGGCCTGATGAACGAGCTCGCGGACCGCTTCGGGGTGCCCGTCTCGCATCTGGCGACCGGCACGGGATCGGTGGGTGTCGCCCAGCAGTTGCTGCAGGCCACCTCGGGCCCGGGCGACGAGGTGATCTTCGCCTGGCGGTCCTTCGAGGCGTACCCGATCATCACGCAGATCAGCGGTGCCACGGCGGTGCCGGTGCCGTTGACCTCGGGTGATGTGCACGATCTGGACGCGATGGCGGACGCCGTCACCGACCGTACCCGGCTGATCTTCGTCTGCAACCCGAACAACCCCACCGGCACGGTGGTGCACCGGGAGGAGCTGGAGCGGTTCCTCGACCGGGTCCCGTCCGACGTGCTGGTGGTCCTGGACGAGGCGTACCGCGAGTTCATCCGGGACGCCGCCGTTCCCGACGGCATCGAGATCTACCGCGAGCGGCCGAATGTCGCCGTGCTGCGCACCTTCTCCAAGGCGTACGGCCTGGCCGGGCTGCGGGTCGGTTTCGCGGTCGCCCATGAGCCGGTGGCGGCCGCGCTGCGGAAGACGGCGGTGCCCTTCGGCGTCAGCCAGCTCGCGCAGGACGCGGCGGTCGCCTCGCTGCAGGCGGAGGACGAGCTGCTGGGGCGGGTCGGCTCGCTGGTGGCGGAGCGGACGCGGGTGTACGACGGGCTGGTGGGTCAGGGCTGGACCGTGCCGCCGACACAGGCGAACTTCGTCTGGCTGCGGCTCGGGGAGCGCACGGTCGACTTCGCGGCGGCGTGCGAGCGTGCCGGTGTCGTGGTGCGGCCGTTCGCGGGCGAGGGTGTGCGGGTCACCATCGGCGAGTGCGAGGCGAACGACGTGTTCCTGCAGGCCGCGGAGGCGTTCCGCAAGGAGATGTAG
- a CDS encoding metallophosphoesterase, with translation MTQGAGQGPVVRTATLRDFRVPPYAQVPVQSQSLSHEYVLTHPEDLPRPDAAVRPEDPSRPEDEVPHAMSAAPAHPGNVLPDDEPPEGYTPTERDLPIINRGDTLQVTVAPAEAPDSAQDGLGPLFVVGDVHGYLDELVAALAEQGLIDPEGHWSAGNTRLWFLGDFTDRGPDGIGVIDLVMRLSAEAAAAGGYCKALMGNHELLLIGAKRFGDKPVNSGAGTATFQAAWLLNGGQKSDMDRLQDVHLQWMARLDAVVEEDGHLLMHSDTTAYLEYGTTLEDVNDNVHEILNRNDADECWDLFRKFTKRFAFRDEDGPQAVRKLLATYGGERVVHGHSPIPYLLGEVGTEDAGDGEEASRPVVEGPHVYADGLAIAMDGGVTMAGKMLVARLPLPG, from the coding sequence ATGACTCAGGGGGCCGGTCAGGGACCTGTGGTGCGGACGGCGACGTTGCGTGACTTCCGTGTGCCCCCGTACGCGCAGGTCCCGGTGCAGTCGCAGTCCCTGTCCCATGAGTACGTACTCACTCATCCCGAGGATCTCCCGCGTCCCGACGCGGCCGTGCGTCCCGAGGACCCCTCGCGTCCCGAGGACGAGGTCCCGCACGCCATGTCGGCCGCGCCGGCCCACCCCGGCAACGTCCTCCCGGACGACGAGCCCCCCGAGGGCTACACCCCCACCGAACGCGATCTGCCGATCATCAACCGCGGGGACACCCTGCAGGTGACCGTGGCCCCCGCCGAGGCACCGGACTCCGCCCAGGACGGCCTCGGTCCGCTCTTCGTCGTCGGAGACGTCCACGGCTACCTGGACGAGCTCGTCGCCGCACTCGCCGAACAGGGCCTCATCGATCCGGAAGGCCACTGGTCGGCGGGCAACACCCGACTGTGGTTCCTCGGCGACTTCACCGACCGCGGTCCCGACGGGATCGGCGTCATCGACCTCGTCATGCGGCTATCGGCCGAGGCCGCGGCGGCCGGCGGCTACTGCAAGGCCCTGATGGGCAATCACGAGCTGCTGCTGATCGGCGCCAAGCGGTTCGGTGACAAGCCCGTCAACTCGGGCGCGGGCACCGCCACCTTCCAGGCGGCCTGGCTGCTCAACGGCGGCCAGAAGAGCGACATGGACCGTCTCCAGGACGTCCATCTGCAGTGGATGGCCCGGCTGGACGCGGTGGTCGAGGAGGACGGGCATCTGCTGATGCACTCCGACACGACGGCCTATCTCGAATACGGCACCACGCTCGAGGACGTCAACGACAACGTCCACGAGATCCTCAACCGCAACGACGCCGACGAGTGCTGGGACCTCTTCCGCAAGTTCACCAAGCGCTTCGCGTTCCGCGACGAAGACGGCCCACAGGCCGTGCGCAAACTGCTCGCCACCTACGGCGGCGAGCGCGTCGTCCATGGTCACAGCCCCATTCCGTATCTGCTGGGCGAGGTCGGAACCGAGGACGCCGGAGACGGGGAGGAAGCGTCACGCCCGGTGGTCGAAGGCCCCCACGTGTACGCGGACGGTCTCGCCATCGCCATGGACGGCGGAGTGACCATGGCCGGAAAGATGCTGGTCGCCCGGCTTCCGCTGCCCGGCTGA
- the cydD gene encoding thiol reductant ABC exporter subunit CydD produces MKPVDPRLLRYARATRLFMAAVVALGLAGAALVVAQAMLIAEVVVGAFRQGLDVSELWDPLVLLAAVAAGRGLVAWLTELAAHRASAAVKSELRMRLLERAAALGPGFLSGQRSGSLAALATRGVDALDDYFSRYLPQLGLAVVVPVAVLARIVTEDWVSAAVIVVTLPLIPIFMVLIGWATEAGMNRQWKLLSRLSGHFLDVVAGLPTLKVFGRAKAQAESIRTITSEYRRATLKTLRIAFLSSFALELLSTLSVALVAVGIGMRLVHGDLDLYTGLVVLILAPEAYLPLRQVGAQYHAAAEGLSAAEEIFAVLETPVPAAGTGPVPGARGVRLELDSVTVRHEGRSAPSLDAASLVVEDGEIVALVGPSGVGKSTLLDVVLGFVQPDEGTVRVGGAGEAPVDLASVDRGAWHGKIAWVPQRPYLFAGTVAENVRLARPGADDAAVMAALRDAGAYDFVAGLPQGVETVLGEDGAGLSAGQRQRLALARAFLADRPLLLLDEPTAALDGETEAGVVDAVRRLARGRTVLLVVHRPALLSLADRVVELRPAETFVDAVPQVSLARSVLEGVDQGFPGASRVPRPSGSPEDTGREDGPARVHESGGARGGTPARVRGLAGELRGRLVAGLLLGSLALGSAVGLMAVSGWLISRASEQPPVLYLMVAVTATRAFGIGRAVFRYTERLVSHDAVLRMLGDLRVSVYRRLERIAPAGLRRTRSGDLLSRLVADVDALQDYWLRWLLPAGVAVVVGTASVGFTAWLLPEAGAVLAIGLLAAGVAVPMVSGVSARRAERRLAPARGVLATRVVDLLRGTAELTVTGALKRRMSAVREADHALTRIASRAASATALGGGLSAVACGLTVAFAAYAGVAAVHSGRIEGVELAVVVLTPLAAFEAVAGLPLAVQYRQRVKRSAERVFEVLDAPAPVHEPLEPAPAPASAFPLEVRGLTARHADQERDALSGLDLTLTAGQRIAVVGLSGSGKTTLAQVLLRFLDGRAGTYTIGGTDAAALDGDTVRRFVGLCAQDAHLFDSSIRENLRLARTGASEDELRAALAAARLLDWADGLPDGLDTLVGEHGARLSGGQRQRLALARALLADFPVLLLDEPAEHLDLATADALTADLLVATEGRTTVLITHRLRGLDAVDEVLVLDEGRTVQRGPYAELAEADGPLRRMLERERAGDLLGERFREPTFHVK; encoded by the coding sequence GTGAAACCCGTCGACCCGCGTCTGCTCCGGTACGCCCGGGCCACCCGCCTCTTCATGGCGGCCGTGGTGGCTCTCGGCCTTGCCGGGGCGGCGCTGGTCGTCGCCCAGGCGATGCTCATCGCCGAGGTGGTGGTCGGAGCGTTCCGGCAGGGGCTGGACGTCTCCGAACTGTGGGATCCGCTGGTGCTGCTGGCGGCGGTCGCGGCGGGGCGCGGACTGGTTGCCTGGCTGACGGAGCTGGCCGCCCACCGAGCGAGCGCGGCGGTCAAGTCCGAGCTGCGGATGCGGTTGCTGGAGCGGGCCGCAGCGCTGGGGCCGGGCTTTCTGAGTGGGCAGCGAAGCGGCTCGCTGGCGGCCCTCGCCACCCGAGGGGTGGACGCACTCGACGACTACTTCTCCCGCTATCTGCCGCAGTTGGGGCTCGCGGTGGTGGTCCCGGTCGCGGTGCTCGCCCGGATCGTCACCGAGGACTGGGTCTCTGCGGCGGTCATCGTGGTGACCCTGCCGCTGATTCCGATCTTCATGGTGCTCATCGGCTGGGCCACGGAAGCCGGGATGAACCGTCAGTGGAAGCTGCTGTCACGGCTGTCCGGGCACTTCCTGGATGTGGTCGCTGGGCTGCCGACGCTGAAGGTGTTCGGACGGGCCAAGGCGCAGGCCGAGTCGATCCGGACGATCACCTCCGAGTACCGGCGGGCGACGCTGAAGACGCTGCGGATCGCGTTCCTGTCGTCGTTCGCGCTGGAACTGCTGTCGACCCTGTCGGTGGCACTGGTGGCGGTCGGCATCGGGATGCGGCTCGTGCACGGCGACCTGGATCTTTACACCGGCCTTGTGGTGCTGATCCTCGCGCCCGAGGCGTATCTGCCGCTGCGGCAGGTCGGGGCGCAGTATCACGCGGCGGCGGAGGGTCTCTCGGCGGCGGAGGAGATCTTCGCGGTGCTGGAGACCCCGGTCCCGGCGGCTGGTACGGGTCCGGTGCCCGGTGCGAGGGGCGTACGGCTGGAGCTGGACTCCGTGACCGTACGGCACGAGGGGCGGTCCGCTCCTTCGCTGGACGCGGCGTCGCTGGTGGTGGAGGACGGCGAGATCGTCGCGCTGGTCGGACCGAGCGGGGTCGGGAAGTCGACTCTGCTGGATGTGGTGCTCGGGTTCGTACAGCCGGACGAGGGGACGGTCCGGGTCGGCGGCGCGGGGGAGGCACCGGTCGATCTGGCGTCTGTGGACCGTGGGGCCTGGCACGGAAAGATCGCGTGGGTGCCTCAGCGGCCGTATCTCTTCGCGGGAACGGTCGCGGAGAATGTGCGGCTCGCACGGCCCGGCGCGGATGACGCGGCGGTCATGGCCGCGCTGCGGGACGCGGGGGCGTACGACTTCGTGGCCGGGCTGCCGCAGGGGGTGGAGACCGTCCTCGGCGAGGACGGCGCGGGCCTGTCGGCCGGTCAGCGCCAGCGCCTCGCTCTGGCCCGGGCCTTTCTGGCGGACCGGCCGCTGCTGCTGCTCGACGAGCCGACAGCGGCGCTGGACGGGGAGACCGAGGCGGGCGTCGTGGACGCGGTGCGGAGGCTGGCGCGGGGGCGGACGGTGCTGCTGGTCGTCCACCGGCCGGCGTTGCTGTCGCTGGCGGACCGGGTGGTCGAACTGCGCCCCGCCGAGACCTTCGTCGATGCGGTGCCCCAGGTTTCCCTCGCCCGGTCGGTCCTCGAAGGGGTGGACCAGGGATTTCCCGGCGCTTCCCGTGTTCCGCGGCCGTCGGGCTCGCCGGAGGACACGGGCCGGGAGGACGGTCCCGCCCGCGTGCACGAGTCCGGCGGGGCCCGCGGCGGGACGCCGGCGCGGGTGCGGGGCTTGGCCGGGGAGTTGCGGGGGCGGCTCGTGGCCGGGCTGCTGCTCGGAAGCCTGGCGCTCGGGTCGGCCGTCGGGCTGATGGCGGTGTCCGGGTGGCTCATTTCGCGTGCCTCGGAGCAGCCGCCCGTGCTCTACCTGATGGTGGCCGTCACGGCGACGCGGGCTTTCGGGATCGGGCGGGCCGTGTTCCGGTACACGGAGCGGCTCGTGTCGCACGACGCCGTGCTGAGGATGCTCGGAGATCTCCGGGTCAGCGTGTACCGGCGGCTGGAGCGGATCGCTCCCGCCGGGCTGCGGCGTACCCGAAGCGGCGATCTGCTGTCCCGGCTCGTCGCCGATGTCGACGCGCTCCAGGACTACTGGCTGCGCTGGCTGCTGCCCGCGGGGGTGGCGGTCGTCGTCGGAACCGCCTCGGTCGGGTTCACGGCGTGGCTGCTGCCCGAGGCGGGTGCCGTCCTGGCCATCGGGCTGCTCGCAGCCGGCGTGGCCGTGCCGATGGTCAGCGGGGTGTCCGCCCGGCGGGCCGAACGCCGGCTCGCCCCCGCTCGCGGGGTGCTGGCCACCCGGGTCGTCGATCTGCTCAGGGGCACGGCCGAGCTGACGGTCACCGGAGCGCTCAAGCGCCGCATGAGCGCGGTGCGGGAGGCCGACCACGCGCTCACCCGGATCGCCTCGCGCGCCGCGAGCGCCACCGCGCTCGGTGGTGGGCTGTCCGCGGTGGCCTGCGGCCTGACCGTCGCCTTCGCCGCGTACGCGGGTGTCGCCGCAGTGCACTCGGGCCGCATCGAAGGCGTCGAACTCGCCGTCGTGGTGCTGACCCCGCTCGCCGCGTTCGAGGCCGTCGCAGGGCTTCCGCTCGCCGTGCAGTACCGGCAGCGGGTGAAGCGCAGCGCCGAGCGGGTCTTCGAGGTGCTCGACGCCCCGGCGCCGGTGCACGAACCCCTGGAGCCGGCTCCCGCGCCCGCGTCCGCGTTCCCGCTGGAGGTCCGCGGTCTCACCGCGCGCCACGCCGACCAGGAGCGGGACGCGCTCAGCGGCCTCGATCTGACGCTCACGGCCGGACAGCGGATCGCCGTCGTCGGGCTCTCCGGCTCCGGCAAGACCACTCTGGCCCAGGTGCTGCTGCGCTTCCTGGACGGGCGGGCGGGTACGTACACGATCGGCGGGACGGACGCGGCCGCGCTCGACGGGGACACCGTCCGCCGTTTCGTCGGACTCTGCGCCCAGGACGCCCATCTCTTCGACAGCTCCATCCGCGAGAACCTCCGGCTCGCCCGTACCGGCGCCTCCGAGGACGAACTGCGCGCGGCACTCGCCGCCGCGCGGCTGTTGGACTGGGCCGACGGTCTCCCCGACGGACTCGACACCCTCGTCGGCGAGCACGGCGCCCGGCTCTCGGGGGGCCAACGCCAGCGCCTCGCGCTGGCACGTGCGCTGCTCGCGGACTTCCCCGTACTGCTTCTCGACGAGCCGGCCGAGCATCTGGACCTCGCCACGGCGGACGCCCTGACCGCGGATCTGCTGGTCGCGACCGAGGGACGGACGACGGTGCTGATCACCCATCGGCTCCGGGGCCTCGACGCTGTCGACGAGGTGCTGGTGCTGGACGAGGGACGGACCGTACAGCGCGGACCGTACGCGGAGCTCGCCGAGGCCGACGGCCCTCTGCGCCGCATGCTGGAGCGCGAGCGTGCCGGTGATCTGCTCGGCGAGCGGTTCAGAGAGCCGACTTTCCACGTGAAATAG
- a CDS encoding cytochrome ubiquinol oxidase subunit I, translating to MDLALAPETLARWQFGITTVYHFLFVPLTISLAALTAGLQTAWVRTENEKYLRATKFWGKLFLINIAMGVVTGIVQEFQFGMNWSDYSRFVGDVFGAPLAFEALIAFFFESTFIGLWIFGWDKLPKKIHLACIWMVSIGTILSAYFILAANSWMQHPVGYRINKENGRAELTDFWLVLTQNTTLTQVFHTLSAAFLVGGAFMVGIAAFHLLRKKHIPVMKSSLRLGLVTIAVSGLLTAISGDFLGKVMYEQQPMKMAAAEALWEGEQPAPFSVFAYGDVDKGHNKVAIEIPGLLSFLAHSDFTSHVPGINDTNKALQEKFGPGDYRPNIAVAYWGFRWMIGFGMTSFAIGLAGLWLTRKKFMLPPALRVGEDEVPHVVLFKKPLGPKLTKLYWLASLWTLGFPLIASSWGWIFTEMGRQPWVVYGVLRTRDAVSPGVSQGEVLTSMIVFTALYAVLAVIEVKLLVKYVKAGPPELTESDLNPPTRIGGDDRDADRPMAFSY from the coding sequence GTGGACCTAGCTCTGGCGCCAGAGACACTGGCGCGCTGGCAGTTCGGCATTACCACCGTCTACCACTTCCTCTTCGTGCCGCTGACCATCTCACTGGCCGCGCTGACGGCCGGCCTGCAGACGGCCTGGGTGCGGACCGAGAACGAGAAGTACCTCAGGGCGACCAAGTTCTGGGGCAAGCTCTTCCTGATCAACATCGCGATGGGCGTGGTCACCGGCATCGTGCAGGAGTTCCAGTTCGGCATGAACTGGTCCGACTACTCGCGCTTCGTCGGCGATGTCTTCGGAGCCCCGCTCGCGTTCGAGGCGCTGATCGCCTTCTTCTTCGAGTCCACCTTCATCGGGCTGTGGATCTTCGGCTGGGACAAGCTGCCGAAGAAGATCCATCTCGCCTGCATCTGGATGGTCTCCATCGGCACGATCCTCTCCGCGTACTTCATCCTGGCGGCCAACTCCTGGATGCAGCACCCGGTCGGCTACCGGATCAACAAGGAGAACGGTCGGGCGGAGCTCACCGACTTCTGGCTGGTGCTGACCCAGAACACCACGCTCACCCAGGTCTTCCACACCCTGTCCGCGGCCTTCCTCGTGGGTGGCGCGTTCATGGTCGGCATCGCCGCCTTCCACCTGCTGCGCAAGAAGCACATCCCGGTGATGAAGAGCTCGCTGCGGCTCGGCCTGGTCACCATCGCCGTCTCGGGTCTGCTCACCGCCATCAGCGGCGACTTCCTGGGCAAGGTCATGTACGAGCAGCAGCCGATGAAGATGGCCGCGGCGGAAGCCCTCTGGGAGGGCGAGCAGCCGGCACCGTTCTCCGTCTTCGCCTACGGGGACGTGGACAAGGGGCACAACAAGGTCGCCATAGAGATTCCGGGCCTGCTGTCCTTCCTGGCCCACAGCGACTTCACGTCGCACGTGCCCGGGATCAACGACACCAACAAGGCCTTGCAGGAGAAGTTCGGGCCCGGTGACTACCGGCCCAACATCGCCGTGGCGTACTGGGGCTTCCGCTGGATGATCGGCTTCGGCATGACGTCCTTCGCGATCGGACTCGCCGGGCTCTGGCTGACCCGGAAGAAGTTCATGCTGCCGCCGGCACTGCGGGTGGGCGAGGACGAGGTGCCGCATGTGGTGCTCTTCAAGAAGCCGCTCGGGCCGAAGCTCACCAAGCTGTACTGGCTGGCGTCGCTCTGGACGCTCGGCTTCCCGCTGATCGCCAGTTCCTGGGGCTGGATCTTCACCGAGATGGGGCGGCAGCCCTGGGTCGTGTACGGCGTGCTCCGCACCCGCGACGCGGTCTCCCCCGGTGTGTCCCAGGGTGAGGTGCTCACCTCCATGATCGTCTTCACGGCGCTCTACGCCGTGCTCGCCGTGATCGAGGTCAAGCTGCTGGTGAAGTACGTCAAGGCAGGTCCTCCCGAGCTCACCGAATCCGACCTCAACCCGCCCACCAGGATCGGCGGCGACGACCGTGACGCCGACCGGCCTATGGCCTTCTCGTACTGA
- a CDS encoding LacI family DNA-binding transcriptional regulator — protein sequence MTAAGKHQVSRTETSRRGSRPGRAGIRDVAAAAGVSITTVSDALNGKGRLPDATRRHVREVADRLGYRPSAAARTLRTGKSGLIGLTVTTYGDEPFTFTEFAYFAEMARAATSAALARGYALVILPATSRHDVWSNVALDGTVVIDPSDHDPVVTELVRQGLPVVSDGRPAGTLPVTAWVDNDHEAAVLDLLDHLAAGGARRIGLLTGTTTDTYTRLSTTAYLSWCERVGQDPVYEAYPAHDPCAGAVAADRLLARPDRPDAVYGLFDPNGTDLLAAARRYGLRVPEDLLLVCCSESTMYANTEPPITTLSLKPRRIGTAVVQLLIDAIEGIGDNGPVEQVIPTELIVRTSSQRRSPRTTVSAPRASSQD from the coding sequence ATGACAGCAGCAGGGAAGCACCAGGTGAGCCGGACGGAGACATCACGCCGGGGCAGCCGGCCAGGCCGGGCGGGCATCCGGGACGTAGCCGCCGCAGCCGGTGTCTCCATCACGACTGTCTCAGACGCACTGAACGGAAAGGGCCGGCTCCCGGACGCCACCCGCCGACACGTCCGCGAGGTCGCAGACCGGCTGGGTTACCGCCCGTCGGCCGCGGCACGCACGCTCCGTACCGGCAAGTCCGGACTCATCGGCCTGACGGTGACCACGTACGGGGATGAACCTTTCACCTTCACCGAGTTCGCGTACTTCGCGGAGATGGCGAGAGCCGCGACCTCCGCCGCCCTCGCCCGCGGATACGCCCTCGTCATCCTCCCCGCCACCTCGCGCCACGACGTCTGGTCGAACGTCGCGCTCGACGGCACCGTCGTCATCGACCCGTCCGACCACGATCCGGTGGTCACCGAACTGGTCCGCCAGGGTCTGCCCGTCGTCTCCGACGGCCGCCCCGCCGGCACGCTCCCGGTCACCGCCTGGGTCGACAACGACCACGAGGCCGCCGTCCTCGATCTGCTCGACCACCTCGCCGCCGGCGGGGCCCGCCGGATCGGTCTGCTCACCGGGACCACCACGGACACCTACACCCGGCTGTCGACCACGGCGTATCTGAGCTGGTGCGAGCGGGTCGGCCAGGACCCGGTCTACGAGGCGTACCCCGCGCACGATCCGTGTGCCGGGGCCGTCGCCGCCGACCGGCTCCTCGCCCGGCCCGACCGGCCCGACGCCGTCTACGGGCTCTTCGACCCCAACGGCACCGATCTGCTCGCCGCCGCCCGGCGGTACGGACTGCGCGTCCCCGAGGATCTGCTGCTGGTCTGCTGCAGCGAGTCCACGATGTACGCCAACACGGAACCGCCGATCACCACCCTGTCGCTGAAGCCGCGGCGCATCGGCACCGCCGTCGTCCAGTTGCTCATCGACGCGATCGAGGGAATCGGCGACAACGGTCCGGTCGAGCAGGTGATACCGACCGAACTCATCGTCCGGACGTCGTCACAGCGGCGTTCACCACGGACGACCGTGAGTGCCCCACGGGCTTCTTCTCAGGACTAG